One Heptranchias perlo isolate sHepPer1 chromosome 31, sHepPer1.hap1, whole genome shotgun sequence DNA segment encodes these proteins:
- the LOC137300397 gene encoding lysophosphatidic acid receptor 6-like, whose product MKSSSSIHQSLFVGSSHLSQVGPCWPVPFSQIHKSRRRLLKMDDTYSTSPSYWNVSSNNSTVSASCKPEELGAFIPIFLSLVFSMGFILNSVSLWIFWFCIKKWSAGMILQFNLSLADAIITPAAPFMIAYFSLSRWPFGQFLCQLKVFLLSAHMYGSIYFLTLISIHRYIAIVHCTKKTIFKEEKFVKLVCVGVWVLLFAQGFPFFFVLKTTEMNNSTQCLSIHQDELAVLYFVWNTTILFTGYIIPFVVSIVCYSLLSRFIVKLNSNQHKSKYMKMKSMQMIVVSLIILIICFLPVHVSRTVGITLKLFRPDQCQLLNIIELVYYKCLVLSSSNCCLDPLLYFFASKKFRESFRSVVRYWNKK is encoded by the exons ATGAAGAGCAGCTCTTCCATTCACCAATCTCTGTTCGTGGGCAGTTCACACCTTTCACAG GTGGGTCCTTGTtggcctgttcccttctcacagaTTCACAAATCGCGGAGACGACTGCTGAAGATGGATGACACATATTCCACTTCTCCTTCCTACTGGAACGTGAGCTCCAATAATTCGACTGTGAGTGCTTCGTGTAAACCTGAGGAGCTTGGTGCTTTCATTCCGATTTTTCTAAGTTTGGTCTTTTCAATGGGTTTTATTTTGAACAGCGTAAGCTTGTGGATCTTTTGGTTTTGCATCAAGAAATGGAGTGCTGGAATGATTCTGCAGTTCAATCTGTCTTTAGCAGACGCCATTATAactcctgctgcaccattcatgATTGCCTACTTCTCACTCTCTCGCTGGCCCTTTGGACAATTTCTCTGTCAGCTAAAGGTCTTCTTACTAAGCGCCCACATGTACGGCAGCATTTACTTTCTTACCCTAATTAGCATACACCGATACATTGCCATCGTACATTGTACGAAGAAAACCATCTTTAAGGAGGAGAAGTTTGTAAAACTAGTTTGTGTGGGAGTCTGGGTCCTTCTGTTTGCCCAAGGATTTCCATTCTTTTTTGTCCTCAAAACAACTGAAATGAACAATTCCACCCAGTGTTTGAGCATACATCAGGATGAGCTAGCGGTTTTGTACTTTGTGTGGAACACAACTATTTTATTCACTGGGTACATCATTCCATTTGTTGTCTCCATCGTTTGCTATAGTTTACTCAGCCGCTTCATTGTAAAATTGAACTCCAATCAACATAAGAGTAAATATATGAAGATGAAGTCCATGCAAATGATTGTCGTGTCACTGATAATTTTAATAATCTGCTTCCTGCCTGTACATGTGTCCCGAACAGTTGGAATTACACTAAAGCTCTTTCGCCCTGATCAATGTCAATTATTGAACATCATTGAACTTGTTTATTACAAGTGCTTGGTGCTGTCGAGCTCAAATTGTTGCCTGGAccctttattatatttttttGCTTCTAAAAAATTCAGGGAATCATTCAGAAGTGTTGTGAGATACTGGAACAAGAAGTGA